One segment of Panicum virgatum strain AP13 chromosome 1K, P.virgatum_v5, whole genome shotgun sequence DNA contains the following:
- the LOC120655352 gene encoding ATP-dependent DNA helicase PIF1-like, with product MELVESDKSLDDCLRESAEFRMTYSLWKLFATIMVFCECANIRRLWDDHLDSMSEDFRRICDNSSIVEQMVLRDISYHLTSMGKDIKHYGLPEIHQTEEERSRDHYRELTEEHNLGFDEDHLKIVDTLNAEQMADGPSGTGKTYLYKTLIAKVRSMNLIAVAIATSALQSKVAQLIRRASLIIWDEVAMTKRQAVEALDRSLRDIMGCDMPFGGKVMLFGGDFRQVLPVVPHDYLLRIGDGTEEAFDGDYMWLPDDILIHNPPDDDFIDFLIDRVFPDLVANCTSATYMREFSGKQKVFYSFDSVNDDSLNNYSLDFLNSITPNGLPPHELKVKKNCPVILLRNLDPHNGLCNGTRLVVRGFQNNSIDAEIVNGQHAGKRVFIPRIPMSPSEDITLPFKFKKKQFPIRLSFAMTINKAQGQTIPNVGIYLPEPVFSHGQLYVALSRGVSHETIPFSLPHPQWIRSPKKCKSRDDVLRLLEPLSRDLLADITVASAKGDADAEAKSSGFG from the exons ATGGAGCTTGTTGAATCAGACAAGTCACTTGATGACTGCCTTAGGGAGTCGGCTGAGTTCAGGATGACTTATTCATTGTGGAAGCTTTTTGCCACTATAATGGTTTTTTGTGAGTGTGCTAATATCCGGCGTCTTTGGGATGACCATCTGGACTCTATGTCCGAGGATTTTCGTCGTATATGTGACAATAGCTCGATAGTTGAACAGATGGTGCTTAGAGATATATCATATCATTTGACATCTATGGGCAAGGATATCAAGCACTATGGTCTGCCGGAGATACACCAGACTG AGGAAGAGCGGTCGAGGGATCATTATAGGGAACTTACTGAGGAGCACAACCTTGGGTTTGATGAAGATCATCTGAAAATTGTTGATACACTTAATGCAGAACAAATGGCTG ATGGTCCAAGCGGCACCGGTAAAACTTATCTCTACAAGACTTTGATTGCTAAGGTGCGGTCGATGAATCTTATTGCTGTTGCTATTGCTACATCTG CTTTACAAAGTAAAGTGGCACAGCTTATTAGAAGGGCATCTCTGATAATATGGGATGAGGTTGCAATGACTAAGAGACAAGCAGTTGAGGCTCTTGACAGGTCACTGAGGGATATTATGGGATGTGATATGCCATTTGGAGGGAAGGTTATGTTGTTTGGTGGCGACTTCAGACAGGTTCTCCCTGTGGTGCCGCATG ATTACTTATTGAGGATCGGTGATGGGACAGAGGAAGCATTTGATGGTGACTACATGTGGCTTCCTGATGACATTTTGATTCACAATCCTCCAGATGATGATTTCATTGACTTTCTTATTGATCGGGTGTTCCCAGATCTTGTTGCTAATTGCACTTCTGCCACTTATATGCGTGA ATTTTCAGGGAAGCAGAAGGTTTTCTACAGCTTCGACTCTGTCAATGATGACTCACTCAACAATTATTCTCTTGATTTTCTCAACTCGATTACCCCTAATGGGCTGCCCCCTCATGAGTTGAAAGTTAAGAAGAATTGTCCTGTTATATTGCTTCGTAATCTCGATCCTCATAATGGCCTCTGCAATGGAACTCGGCTGGTGGTACGGGGATTCCAGAATAATTCAATTGATGCTGAGATTGTTAATGGGCAACATGCAGGAAAGAGGGTGTTCATACCGAGGATACCAATGTCTCCCTCAGAAGATATCACTCTTCCGTTCAAGTTTAAGAAGAAGCAATTCCCCATCCGATTGAGTTTTGCAATGACAATTAACAAGGCGCAGGGTCAGACCATACCTAATGTAGGTATCTACCTCCCCGAGCCTGTGTTTTCACATGGCCAGTTGTATGTGGCCCTGTCAAGAGGTGTATCTCATGAGA CCATCCCCTTCTCGCTCCCTCACCCCCAATGGATCCGTTCtccaaaaaaatgcaaatcccGCGATGATGTCCTCCGCCTCCTCGAGCCGCTCTCCCGGGATCTGCTCGCCGACATCACGGTCGCGTCCGCCAAGGGTGACGCGGACGCGGAGGCGAAGAGCAGTGGCTTCGGCTGA
- the LOC120708643 gene encoding uncharacterized protein LOC120708643: MNTRNADREDQFDSGLWEPDDPMHGVEENDLDQLNLEDYGPSDIEDDEARVFHHQDFQYKYVVDPNIGYKGSDSYDAVYKDLSKKHHVLKKAKKTMNYAMQRGSQVKGLPSIVAGKGRLIYIFQRYRLSYAACSPVRLIGMQNIFESTFGILTVTSRSQALECSLIIISYLQEVLVSIVLKHRSDIP, from the exons ATGAACACTAGAAATGCTGATCGAGAAGATCAGTTTGACTCTGGTTTGTGGGAACCAGATGACCCGATGCATGGAGTTGAAG AAAATGATTTAGATCAACTGAACCTAGAGGATTATGGGCCTTCTGATATAGAAGACGATGAGGCACGCGTATTTCATCATCAGG ATTTTCAGT ACAAGTATGTTGTGGATCCTAATATTGGATATAAAGGGTCGGATTCATATGATGCAGTGTACAAGGATCTTTCGAAGAAACACCATGTTCtaaaaaaggcaaaaaaaaCTATGAATTATGCCATGCAAAGAGGTTCCCAGGTGAAGGGCCTCCCTTCTATTGTTGCAGGAAAGGGAAGGTTAATATATATATTTCAAAGATACCGGCTGAGCTACGCCGCTTGTTCTCCAGTCAGACTGATAGGGATGCAAAATATTTTCGAAAGCACATTCGGTATTTTAACAGTCACTTCTCGTTCACAAGCTTTGGAGTGTTCATTGATCATAATCTCATATCTGCAAGAGGTACTGGTGTCTATTGTTTTAAAGCACAGGTCAGATATACCATAG